A genomic window from Algoriphagus sp. Y33 includes:
- the ctlX gene encoding citrulline utilization hydrolase CtlX: MQTATTILMVRPANFGFNPETADNNFYQHPDTRSSTEINTLAQKEFDDFVSMLRDQGINVLVEEDTFAPAKPDAIFPNNWFSTHPDGKLILYPMYSPNRRLERRKDLIENLIKRRFTVEEIIDLSFFEDDDQYLEGTGSMVMDHQSKTIFACYSERTHPIPLDYLGKLIGYKVVGFHATQEIHGVSTPIYHTNVMMHIGTDLSVVCLDSISKASEKQNLQKCLTQAGKKVVPITPKQKFHFAGNMLEVGNDGGEKFTVMSETALDSLNIGQIQLIEKYSTIISPSIPTIEKLGGGSARCMMAEIFLQATK, encoded by the coding sequence ATGCAAACTGCCACTACTATTCTGATGGTCCGACCGGCGAATTTTGGCTTCAATCCCGAAACAGCTGACAATAACTTTTACCAACACCCGGATACAAGGTCGTCCACTGAAATCAACACACTGGCACAAAAGGAGTTTGATGACTTCGTGTCTATGCTTAGAGATCAGGGGATCAACGTGCTCGTAGAGGAAGATACTTTTGCACCTGCCAAACCTGATGCGATATTTCCCAATAACTGGTTTAGCACACACCCGGACGGAAAACTGATTTTGTATCCCATGTATTCTCCGAACAGAAGACTGGAGCGAAGAAAGGACTTAATCGAGAATTTGATAAAGCGCAGGTTTACCGTGGAGGAAATTATTGATCTGAGTTTTTTCGAAGATGATGACCAGTATTTGGAAGGAACAGGAAGTATGGTGATGGATCATCAGTCCAAAACAATTTTTGCCTGCTATTCGGAACGGACGCATCCTATCCCGCTGGATTACTTGGGGAAGCTTATTGGTTACAAAGTAGTTGGGTTCCATGCTACGCAGGAAATCCATGGTGTGTCCACTCCTATATATCATACCAATGTGATGATGCATATAGGGACTGATTTATCGGTGGTCTGCTTGGATAGTATTTCGAAAGCGTCAGAAAAACAGAACTTACAGAAGTGTCTGACTCAAGCAGGTAAAAAAGTGGTGCCGATCACTCCAAAACAGAAATTTCACTTTGCGGGAAATATGCTGGAAGTAGGAAATGACGGGGGTGAAAAATTCACGGTAATGTCAGAAACTGCCCTTGATTCTTTGAATATCGGGCAGATTCAGCTGATAGAAAAATATTCCACCATTATAAGTCCATCCATCCCGACCATCGAAAAGCTGGGGGGTGGAAGTGCCCGCTGTATGATGGCTGAGATCTTTTTGCAGGCGACAAAGTAA
- a CDS encoding xanthine dehydrogenase family protein molybdopterin-binding subunit has protein sequence MLPTIPFLKKGKREDQSKIFVASRRDFLKLGSLATGGLILGVNFQCAGPKGESVTFAPNVYISISSENEVTLVAHRSEMGTGIRTTLPQIVADELGADWAKIKIVQAEGDEEKYGNQNTDGSFSVRMFYEPMRKAGATARHMLIAAAASEWGVEASGCDAQNGQVVHADSGKQVSFGDLVGRLKDASLPDPEHVKLRDFPNYKLIGKDVPIYDLKDIACGKAVFGADVDLPNMKIAVVKRSPVIGAKVIAYNDKKALAVPGVVQVVKIAGSGFPPGLDKALEGVAVIADNTWSAIKGREALEIEWDLGENQNYNSTQQQAEMLQSTKGKGKIRRERGDFDRAGRSASKTLERTFEAPFYAHATIEPPSAIAHVKEDGSCEVWAPCQHPQWARDAVAAAIGMDVANVRINVTLLGGGFGRKSKPDFVVEAALLSKATNAPVRVQWTREDDLHFDYFHSHSAQRIKATLDSGNNLTGWNHHTVFPAIGSTGSKDELHPSDGEMGLGCVDFPFEVPNIRIESHESTGNTRVGWLRSVSNIHHAFAMHAMMDEIAEARGKDPIENAIELLGEDRDITFQSEMVGGDYGNYGEKIEDYPWNTGRMKNVIRTVEEKSGWSANKAAGKIMGFAAHKSFLTYVACVVMLEKGTDGKTVISDVYYALDCGIAVNTDRIRSQFEGGAQFATSLATTSKITFENGQVQQHNFDTYQIIRMPASPKNIHVHIIESQTKPTGVGEPPVPPFIPALANAMYQMNGTRIYKLPFQV, from the coding sequence ATGCTTCCAACTATTCCATTTCTCAAAAAGGGCAAAAGAGAAGACCAGAGTAAGATCTTCGTGGCTTCGCGTAGGGATTTTTTGAAACTTGGCTCTTTGGCTACGGGGGGACTCATTCTAGGAGTGAATTTCCAATGTGCCGGGCCAAAAGGAGAATCAGTCACATTTGCCCCGAATGTATACATCAGCATCAGTTCGGAAAATGAAGTGACTTTGGTTGCTCATCGATCCGAGATGGGGACAGGTATCCGAACTACCCTTCCACAGATTGTCGCAGACGAACTGGGGGCGGATTGGGCGAAAATCAAAATTGTGCAGGCTGAAGGAGATGAGGAAAAATACGGCAATCAAAACACAGATGGATCCTTTTCGGTCAGGATGTTTTATGAGCCGATGAGAAAAGCCGGGGCGACAGCCAGACATATGCTTATTGCTGCTGCTGCCTCAGAATGGGGAGTGGAAGCTTCGGGGTGTGACGCCCAAAATGGGCAGGTAGTTCATGCGGACAGTGGCAAACAGGTAAGCTTTGGGGATCTGGTAGGAAGGTTAAAAGATGCCTCTTTGCCTGATCCAGAGCATGTGAAATTACGGGATTTCCCTAATTACAAGTTGATCGGTAAAGATGTGCCGATTTATGACCTCAAAGATATTGCCTGTGGCAAAGCGGTATTTGGGGCAGATGTGGATTTGCCAAACATGAAAATTGCTGTGGTAAAGAGAAGCCCCGTGATTGGGGCCAAAGTGATTGCATATAATGATAAAAAGGCTTTGGCAGTACCGGGCGTGGTTCAGGTAGTTAAAATAGCGGGCTCCGGTTTTCCTCCGGGCTTAGACAAGGCGTTGGAGGGTGTTGCAGTGATAGCGGATAATACCTGGTCGGCAATTAAAGGTAGGGAAGCGTTGGAGATAGAATGGGATTTGGGAGAAAATCAGAATTACAATTCTACCCAGCAACAAGCTGAAATGCTTCAAAGTACTAAGGGAAAGGGGAAAATCAGAAGAGAAAGAGGGGATTTTGACAGAGCCGGGAGATCGGCATCCAAAACGCTTGAAAGGACTTTTGAGGCTCCATTCTATGCACATGCTACCATTGAGCCGCCATCGGCAATTGCCCATGTGAAAGAAGATGGCTCCTGTGAAGTCTGGGCACCATGTCAGCATCCGCAGTGGGCAAGAGATGCAGTGGCTGCAGCTATAGGGATGGACGTAGCAAATGTTAGAATAAATGTGACGTTATTAGGCGGAGGATTTGGGAGGAAATCTAAGCCGGATTTCGTGGTGGAAGCAGCCTTGCTTTCCAAAGCGACAAATGCTCCTGTCCGTGTGCAATGGACAAGAGAGGATGATTTGCATTTTGACTATTTTCATTCACACAGTGCCCAGCGGATCAAGGCAACGTTGGATTCTGGGAATAACCTAACAGGATGGAACCATCATACGGTGTTTCCTGCCATTGGCTCCACCGGAAGTAAAGATGAGTTGCATCCTTCAGACGGTGAGATGGGACTTGGCTGCGTGGATTTTCCTTTTGAGGTACCAAACATCCGGATAGAATCGCATGAATCTACCGGAAATACCAGAGTAGGGTGGCTGCGTTCGGTAAGTAATATCCATCATGCTTTCGCCATGCATGCAATGATGGATGAAATTGCCGAGGCACGGGGAAAAGATCCAATAGAAAACGCCATAGAACTTTTGGGTGAAGATAGAGACATCACTTTCCAGTCCGAAATGGTTGGTGGAGATTACGGGAACTACGGGGAGAAAATAGAGGATTATCCTTGGAATACCGGAAGGATGAAAAACGTCATTCGGACTGTGGAAGAAAAGTCAGGTTGGTCGGCCAATAAGGCTGCCGGAAAAATCATGGGCTTTGCCGCCCACAAGAGTTTTCTGACCTACGTAGCTTGTGTGGTAATGTTGGAAAAAGGAACTGATGGCAAGACTGTTATTTCGGATGTCTACTATGCTCTGGACTGCGGAATAGCCGTCAATACAGATCGGATCCGCTCCCAGTTTGAGGGTGGAGCCCAATTTGCAACGAGTTTGGCGACTACATCCAAAATCACTTTTGAAAATGGGCAGGTACAGCAGCATAATTTTGACACCTATCAGATTATCAGGATGCCGGCTTCTCCGAAAAACATCCATGTGCATATCATAGAAAGCCAGACCAAACCAACGGGAGTGGGGGAGCCGCCGGTTCCACCATTTATTCCTGCTTTGGCCAACGCCATGTATCAAATGAACGGAACCCGGATTTATAAATTGCCTTTTCAAGTTTAA
- a CDS encoding (2Fe-2S)-binding protein yields MPKYNLTINSENKEVDTVADMPLLWVIRDLLGMKGTKFGCGQSLCGACTVHLDGVAVRSCSLQISAVGDGKITTIEGLSENGDHPVQKAWVEHIVPQCGYCQSGQIMNAAALLNSNPSPGVAEIELAMAGNLCRCGTYNRIKEAIMTASKSL; encoded by the coding sequence ATGCCAAAATATAACCTAACAATTAATAGTGAGAACAAGGAAGTGGATACCGTTGCCGATATGCCGCTCTTGTGGGTAATCAGAGACCTTCTGGGTATGAAAGGAACTAAGTTTGGCTGCGGACAATCCCTTTGCGGAGCTTGTACCGTGCATCTGGACGGGGTGGCCGTAAGATCTTGCTCTTTGCAGATTTCCGCAGTGGGAGATGGTAAGATTACAACTATCGAAGGGCTTTCAGAAAACGGAGATCATCCGGTACAAAAAGCATGGGTAGAACATATCGTGCCCCAATGCGGATACTGTCAATCAGGACAGATAATGAATGCGGCGGCTTTGCTGAACTCGAATCCCAGCCCGGGTGTAGCGGAAATTGAGCTGGCTATGGCTGGGAATCTTTGTAGGTGTGGTACTTATAACCGCATCAAAGAAGCGATCATGACGGCTTCAAAGTCTCTTTAA
- a CDS encoding HNH endonuclease — MLTPYQYASNTPIQAIDLDGLEAVRYPGVGTTTEMLQKPTEQEVKEVYQAYRGIALGVYDFFSAFRPQMATESVGPNYIPIYSEAKDAYRGINYTIENGSIEDKFRLGTVAALSIYGGVEALSRIKIPSITSPSKILPSGEFYSVAFESNLPTNLYPGGNYRAHFQAANTSLSNALASDATFANSVTKLGISVPRSSTGSILGKSPRNWVWHHDVNAGVMQLVPKFQHPSIPGGKF; from the coding sequence ATGCTTACTCCTTATCAGTATGCCAGCAATACTCCAATTCAAGCAATAGATTTGGATGGTTTGGAAGCGGTGAGGTATCCAGGTGTGGGGACCACAACAGAAATGCTCCAGAAACCGACCGAACAGGAGGTCAAGGAAGTATACCAGGCATACAGGGGGATTGCTTTAGGTGTCTATGACTTCTTCAGCGCTTTTCGCCCCCAGATGGCAACAGAGTCTGTTGGTCCAAATTATATTCCAATTTATTCTGAGGCAAAAGACGCTTATAGGGGAATCAATTATACAATCGAAAATGGTTCGATTGAGGACAAGTTTAGGTTGGGGACAGTAGCTGCATTGAGTATTTACGGAGGGGTTGAGGCACTTTCCAGAATTAAAATACCATCGATAACTTCTCCCAGTAAAATATTGCCTAGTGGTGAGTTTTATTCTGTAGCCTTTGAGAGTAATCTCCCAACCAACTTATACCCGGGTGGTAATTACCGAGCACACTTCCAGGCTGCAAATACTTCACTAAGCAACGCACTGGCTTCTGATGCTACTTTTGCAAATTCAGTGACTAAGTTAGGGATTTCCGTTCCACGTTCATCAACAGGAAGTATTTTAGGTAAGTCACCAAGAAATTGGGTTTGGCATCACGATGTGAATGCTGGGGTTATGCAATTAGTGCCTAAATTCCAGCACCCCAGTATTCCCGGTGGAAAATTTTGA